ACCAGGCATTCCTTTAATTTCGTGCGCGCCCAAAACTGTTGAAACGCGGCGTAGGTCGACAGGCTTTCGCTGTGCACGGACGGCACCTGCCGCTCACGCAAGCGCACAGAGGCCCCGCCGGGCTTAGACGGTGCGCCGGAGCGCTTGCCCTTGGGCGCCGCGCCGGTCTGCCAATACGCGGTGACACCCCGTGAGCTGGCAACCAGCCGCAGGACGGATGCCCCTCGCGCCCCCCCAAAGGGCTTGACATAGACGTCTCTTCGTTTGCGCACCGCTTCGAAAACGTCCCGTACATGTCTGGCCACCGTCGTGTAAGGTGGGTAGTCTTTCAACTCGGAAACACTATGTAACAAGTTGTAAAACGCGTATTTGTTTGTGTCCTGGGCCGAAAGGGTATGGAGCCGGCCGTGCCTCGCAAACCAGTCCAACTCCGCCTCCGCAACCCGCTTGACCTGCCTGCTGAACGATCCAGACCGCCGCAGCACCAGGTCAGGCGTCGGCAGGCTCGCAAGCTGCCAGCGGTTTCGCTGCACATCATAACGCCAGCCGCGCCGGCGCCGGAGGAACCCAGGTTCAATCACGACCAGGTCGACACCCATCTTGCGGGCCAGCCGCGACAAATCCTTGAACATGGGGGTTTGCTCCCCAAAGCGGGGGGTGTCTGACATTGCCTGTACGTACAGGGCGACACAAGGGCCCAGCCGCCAGCTGGTGTCATCGCGTTTGACACGCAGCGGCATACGCCGCGCAAGCCCCAGCTCCGCGGCAACCGCTGGACTGACGCGCAGCAGCGGGCCTCTCGTCCCGGCGCCTGCCGCCGTCCGGCCGCGCCGCGGGTGCGCCGCCACCCGCGCCACCGTCGTCCTGCGGTCGCCGAACGCAAGCGTCGAGGGTGCTGCTTCATCGATGCCGGAAAGCGCGATCGCAGCCCCCTCCAGGTTTCGATCTACGGCCACGTTCACCCGCACCACGCACCCCTCCATCCCCATCGCGGCCGGTATGCAAACGGCTCGTCAGCGAAATTCTGGCTGCCGGGAAGAAAAAAGGGGCGTTTCCGCCCCACTCCGTCCGCGAATCGCAACGGATTCCAGATGGCCCCGCCGCACACGGGAACTAATCCTCAATCTCCACTTCCTCGAGAAACCCTTCCTCATCTTCCGCGAAGTCTTCGTCCTTCTTGTCTTCCGCCAAATCCGCCGTGACCACGCAAATCTT
Above is a genomic segment from Alicyclobacillus cycloheptanicus containing:
- a CDS encoding YheC/YheD family protein; translated protein: MRVNVAVDRNLEGAAIALSGIDEAAPSTLAFGDRRTTVARVAAHPRRGRTAAGAGTRGPLLRVSPAVAAELGLARRMPLRVKRDDTSWRLGPCVALYVQAMSDTPRFGEQTPMFKDLSRLARKMGVDLVVIEPGFLRRRRGWRYDVQRNRWQLASLPTPDLVLRRSGSFSRQVKRVAEAELDWFARHGRLHTLSAQDTNKYAFYNLLHSVSELKDYPPYTTVARHVRDVFEAVRKRRDVYVKPFGGARGASVLRLVASSRGVTAYWQTGAAPKGKRSGAPSKPGGASVRLRERQVPSVHSESLSTYAAFQQFWARTKLKECLVQDTVQLARTAQGEPFDLRWLVQVVEDTPTVVARVARVAKRQAVTTNIHTGGRAVDAPHTLRAVFGADKAKKLIAALDDIALRVAAELQKRYGPFAEVGIDLGVDQQGRIVLFEVNPTPGRRMLRELSAGLRELSLTYLLEYAMRATGFAGKVD